A window from Dysidea avara chromosome 2, odDysAvar1.4, whole genome shotgun sequence encodes these proteins:
- the LOC136247970 gene encoding uncharacterized protein, producing the protein MDILYLKPIGSVCTELQDICEQLSKAGPYSLIDLHSYLPSDNQKKYYMVKKLKAGLSVSALLLIYSSGNNCGNAYFVWHVPDNCLDQALKNSQVVIEEIKKHIPVYHTRMMIQEFIQKFGRVTHTVKPAVLRYFYKDLTGDCSSSDTTDQAEIDERVKQAIEIEDPSIVMDLRHNNSGMKSQYDVFWDECSKLLEESVGTAVDDRRHTNITHIAKWIRLQFWPKAPNSLRALHHTGRFKVHFKVQQRQFRKDHPDCHYAAGVFRYLREYAVLFREHCLFYCLNDKHRIKIGEPNVPVAAAERGRRVFTAPGSEFLVADHDFTKLSFIPSVFFKVAIPDDISGSWYSGKVHISLKEGTFEPSSPIRHASELISLIETDVQSKPILFLYTDGGPDHRLTFIAVQLSLISLFLQLDLDYLCAARTAPYHSWRNPVEHIMSVINLGLQCVGLTWNGMDDDSEQLLGKAGNMKEIRAAAAKHPTLREAIIYSVAGPKICLPQVLSRLQLKQESFNVFNAATAEAMDQSLTVLKQIDDTIINTSINKKSLPDHPNLKEFMQHCCRKRHYFFEIRKCGSLECNICKSPRLSEEIFKQLNSLPDPTPGSDNHYLSFSQIFGQVTTEEHRPSLHVKTPKKTLPFSASVQHVKNVDMMMLCEECDMWRLLYCKTKLKKTQRTSLESLLDNYSYTCGSSLQDMELPEPFSEVYVCNINCYDPIEKLYYPAGYTPICIYCAEEVEVDVDSAFYPQCAHCQKPKIKK; encoded by the exons ATGGATATTTTGTATTTAAAGCCAATTGGGAGTGTTTGCACTGAGCTTCAAGATATCTGTGAACAGCTCTCAAAGGCAGGCCCTTATTCCCTAATTGATTTGCATTCTTATTTACCCTCTGATAACCAGAAAAAGTATTACATGGTTAAGAAGCTTAAAGCTGGCTTATCTGTTTCTGCATTATTGCTCATCTACTCAAGTGGTAATAATTGTGGAAATGCATATTTTGTTTGGCATGTACCAGACAATTGTCTTGATCAagcactcaaaaacagccaagtggtCATTGAAGAAATTAAAAAGCATATTCCAGTTTATCACACAAGGATGATGATTCAAGAATTTATTCAAAAGTTTGGGCGGGTAACACATACAGTTAAGCCAGCAGTTTTAAGATATTTTTATAAAGATCTTACAGGTGACTGCTCCAGTAGTGACACAACTGATCAGGCCGAAATTGACGAACGAGTGAAGCAAGCAATTGAAATTGAAGATCCATCTATAGTAATGGACCTCCGGCATAATAATTCTGGCATGAAGTCTCAATATGACGTGTTTTGGGATGAATGTAGTAAATTACTTGAAGAATCAGTTGGTACAGCTGTGGATGATCGTCGTCATacaaatattacacacattGCAA AATGGATTAGATTACAGTTTTGGCCCAAAGCACCCAATTCTCTAAGAGCCCTCCACCACACAGGCCGTTTTAAAGTACACTTCAAAGTTCAACAGCGTCAGTTCAGAAAAGATCACCCAGATTGTCATTACGCAGCTGGTGTTTTTCGATATTTAAGAGAATATGCAGTTCTTTTTAGGGAACACTGCTTATTTTATTGCCTCAATGACAAACATAGGATAAAAATTGGCGAGCCCAATGTCCCAGTAGCAGCAGCTGAGCGAGGGCGTCGTGTATTCACAGCACCTGGCTCAGAGTTTTTGGTGGCTGATCATGACTTTACAAAGCTCAGCTTTATACCATCAGTCTTTTTTAAAGTTGCTATCCCAGATGATATTTCTGGCTCTTGGTATTCAGGTAAAGTCCATATTAGTTTAAAAGAAGGTACTTTTGAGCCATCCAGCCCAATAAGGCATGCTTCTGAACTTATTTCTTTGATCGAAACAGATGTTCAGTCAAAGCCTATTTTGTTTTTATATACTGATGGGGGTCCTGACCACCGGCTTACTTTTATTGCAGTTCAGTTATCTCTGATTTCATTATTTCTACAATTAGATCTAGATTATCTTTGTGCAGCCAGGACAGCCCCTTACCATTCATGGAGAAATCCAGTGGAGCACATTATGTCAGTCATCAACCTGGGACTGCAATGTGTTGGACTCACATGGAATGGAATGGATGATGACAGCGAACAGTTATTGGGAAAAGCTGGAAATATGAAGGAAATTAGAGCTGCAGCTGCTAAGCATCCCACACTGAGAGAGGCCATAATTTATTCAGTTGCTGGTCCAAAAATCTGTCTTCCACAAGTCCTATCAAGACTTCAACTAAAACAAGAAAGTTTTaatgtttttaatgctgctacTGCAGAAGCTATGGACCAGTCTTTGACTGTGCTAAAGCAAATTGATGACACAATAATAAATACATCTATTAACAAAAAATCCCTGCCTGATCACCCAAACTTGAAAGAGTTCATGCAACATTGCTGCAGGAAGCGGCATTACTTTTTTGAGATCCGTAAATGTGGCTCTTTAGAATGTAATATATGTAAGtcacctcgattatctgaagaaatatttaaacaacTTAATTCATTGCCAGATCCTACACCTGGAAGTGACAACCATTATTTAAGTTTCAGCCAGATATTTGGTCAAGTTACCACTGAAGAACATCGACCATCTCTCCATGTCAAGACACCTAAAAAAACACTACCATTTTCTGCAAGTGTGCAACATGTAAAGAATGTTGACATGATGATGTTGTGTGAGGAATGTGATATGTGGCGTCTGTTGTACTGTAAAACAAAGTTAAAGAAAACACAACGCACATCACTGGAGTCATTGCTTGACAACTATTCTTATACATGTGGCTCTTCATTACAGGATATGGAACTTCCAGAGCCCTTTTCAGAAGTATATGTGTGCAATATCAATTGCTATGACCCTATTGAGAAGCTGTACTATCCAGCAGGCTATACTCCAATATGTATTTACTGTGCTGAAGAAGTTGAAGTTGATGTGGACTCAGCGTTTTACCCTCAATGTGCACACTGCCAAAAacctaaaataaaaaaatag